The DNA segment CGGCGGCGCGCTCACCGGTCAGGAAGCGCGACGGCAGCGACCAGAAGCACGGCAGCAAAAGCGAGATGCAGGGCGTGCCGACGATCATGGCGACCAGCCGCATCCAGTTTTCCGGCACTAGCGTCGAGAGCACGAAGGCGACGACGCCGATAGTGGCGAGCACGACCATCGCCATCACCACCGAGCGATGCTCGCGCAGGCGTTTTGGCAAGATCAGCAGCATCGGCACGGTGACGAGCCAGGGCAGTGCGGTCAGAAGTCCGTTCTGCGTTCCCGTCATGCCAAACCCCTTGATCACGGTCGGCGTCCAGTAGATCACGCCGTAGAGCGAGGTGAGGATCAGCGCGTAGACGCCGGAGAGGAACCAGACGCGGCCATCCCACAGCACTTGCCACAGCGAATGGCCGTCGTGTTTCGCCGCGCTCTCTTCCTCGAGCCGCCGCGTCAGCCAGCTCTTCTCGGTGTCGTCGAGAAAGTCAGCCTCATTGGGCCGGTTCGGCAACAGCGCCAGCACCAGGAAGCCGAGCAGCACGGCAGGCAGCCCGGTGACGATGAAAACCCATTGCCAGCCGGAGAGGCCGAGGAATCCGTGCATGTCGAGTAACGGGCCGGAGAACAGCGCGCCGAACATGTTGCCGAAGGCGCTGCCGAGCGTGATGATGCCCATCACGCGCACCCGATAGCTTTGCGGAAACCAGATCGAGGTGACGTAGATGATGCCGGGATAGGCGCCGGCCTCGGCGACGCCGAGCACGAACCTCATCACGGTGAACATCCAGTCGGAGGAGACAAAGGCCATCGCCACCGTCACGGCGCCCCAGCTCACCAGAATGCGCGTCAGCCAGGCGCGCGCGCCGAACTTGTGGATCGCGAGCGTGCTCGGGATTTCGCAGATCAAGTAGCCGATGAAGAACAGCGATGCCGCCAGGCCGAACGCCCGCTCGGACATGCCAAGCTCGCGCGCCATTTGCAGTTTGGCAAAGCCGATATTGCTGCGATCGATGACCGCGACGAGATAGACCAGCATCAGGATCGGCATCACGCGGGCGATGATGCGCGACATCAGTTGCGGTTCGTCGACCGTACGATCCATGCCCCAAATCCTCCCTCTGGTCGTGTTCTTACGTCGTGTTCTTGCGTCGTATTCTTGTTCAGTCTTTGGTCAGCGCATCCCGCGGCACGTAGTTGCGCCAGTTGCCTTCGAGCTGTGGCATCTCGGCAAAGGTCTTGCGCGCGTCGGCGGCGCGGCCGATCAGGTCCTTCGCGGTGATTTCTTTGGCGTTCAGATAATCCTTCAGCTCGGCAAGCGAGCGCTCGATCAGCTCGAAGCCGCGCAGCATCACGGGCGAGGAGATTTCGGCGGCGCTGGCGCCGGCCAGCATCACGCGCGCAATGTCGAGACCGTTCTGGATTCCATTCGTGGCAATCAGCGGCTTGTCGCGCCCGACCGCCGCGCGCGACAACGACAGCCAGTGGCAGGTCAGCGGCAGATTCCAGTACCCGCCGACGCCGAGCGTCGTATCAAGCACGGGCCGCATGGTGTCGAGATCGGGGATCAGGCCGAGCAGACGGCCAGCCATGACGACGCTGTCGGCGCCTGCCGTGAACGCGGCGCGCGCCAGCTCCGGAACCTGTTCACTCTGGCCTGTGATCTTGACCCAGAGCGGCATCGACACCGCAGTCCGGATCGAGCGCACGATCGTCATCACGCGCCCAGGCATCAGCTCAGTCGCCACCGCGCCCTTGGCGGCCTGCGAGGCATAGGGCGTGCCGATGTTGAGTTCGAGCAGGCGCAACCCAGCTCCTTGCACCTGGCGCGCCATGTCGATAGCGTGATCGAGATCGCCGAGGATCAAGCTCGCGGCGACATAGGCATCGCTTTTGGCGGCTTCACGATCGAGCCGCGATACGCTCTCCAGCCATTGATCGAAGGAACCGGGATAGAGCCCCGAGCGGCAGGCGATGAAGGCCGACGCGGGCGCCGACGCATTCCACTCCCGCCGTTGCCATGTTTCGTCGAACACGGCGTATTCGGCCGCATCCAACTGAGTTTTTGCGGCCTGAACCTCGTTGGTCGATTTCATCACGACCACGGCCGCGCCTGCGCTTAAAGCGCGCCGCACGCCGGCTTCCTCGATCAGATGTTCGGCCGCGCCCGCAATGAGCGGGTTCTTCAAACGCAGCGAACCTATAGTGACATCCAATATGCCCGCCATCGCGTCACGCCGCCTCGAGCCCGAGCATCCTCGCGGCGTTGGTTGCGACCATCTTGTGGATGTCCTCGTCGCTATAGCCGAGGTCCATGCACAGCGCGACGCCTCGCCGAAACCCTTCGAGCGGCGAGAACACGCCGACCTGGCCCAGATCAGAACAG comes from the Bradyrhizobium erythrophlei genome and includes:
- a CDS encoding MFS transporter, with translation MDRTVDEPQLMSRIIARVMPILMLVYLVAVIDRSNIGFAKLQMARELGMSERAFGLAASLFFIGYLICEIPSTLAIHKFGARAWLTRILVSWGAVTVAMAFVSSDWMFTVMRFVLGVAEAGAYPGIIYVTSIWFPQSYRVRVMGIITLGSAFGNMFGALFSGPLLDMHGFLGLSGWQWVFIVTGLPAVLLGFLVLALLPNRPNEADFLDDTEKSWLTRRLEEESAAKHDGHSLWQVLWDGRVWFLSGVYALILTSLYGVIYWTPTVIKGFGMTGTQNGLLTALPWLVTVPMLLILPKRLREHRSVVMAMVVLATIGVVAFVLSTLVPENWMRLVAMIVGTPCISLLLPCFWSLPSRFLTGERAAAGIGAISMLGSFGGFAAQNLMPLAAEMGGSAAAAMLVPAVCLGLLGVGAALQFIATQAKPAMRTAG
- a CDS encoding dihydroorotate dehydrogenase yields the protein MAGILDVTIGSLRLKNPLIAGAAEHLIEEAGVRRALSAGAAVVVMKSTNEVQAAKTQLDAAEYAVFDETWQRREWNASAPASAFIACRSGLYPGSFDQWLESVSRLDREAAKSDAYVAASLILGDLDHAIDMARQVQGAGLRLLELNIGTPYASQAAKGAVATELMPGRVMTIVRSIRTAVSMPLWVKITGQSEQVPELARAAFTAGADSVVMAGRLLGLIPDLDTMRPVLDTTLGVGGYWNLPLTCHWLSLSRAAVGRDKPLIATNGIQNGLDIARVMLAGASAAEISSPVMLRGFELIERSLAELKDYLNAKEITAKDLIGRAADARKTFAEMPQLEGNWRNYVPRDALTKD